One segment of Chionomys nivalis chromosome 3, mChiNiv1.1, whole genome shotgun sequence DNA contains the following:
- the Papolb gene encoding poly(A) polymerase beta: MMPFTVTTQGAQQPAPAPKQYGISSPISLAAPKDTDLELTQKLIETLQPFGVFEEEEELQRRILILQKLNNLVKEWIREISESRNLPQAVIENVGGKIFTFGSYRLGVHTKGADIDALCVAPRHVDRNDFFTSFYDKLKLQEEVKDLRAVEEAFVPVIKLCFDGIEIDILFARLALQTIPEDLDLRDDSLLKNLDIRCIRSLNGCRVTDEILHLVPNIDSFRLTLRAIKLWAKCHNIYSNILGFLGGVSWAMLVARTCQLYPNAIASTLVRKFFLVFSEWEWPNPVLLKEPEERNLNLPVWDPRVNPSDRYHLMPIITPAYPQQNSTYNVSVSTRMVMVEEFKQGLAITHEILLNKAEWSKLFEAPSFFQKYKHYIVLLASAPTEKQHLEWVGLVESKIRILVGSLEKNEFITLAHVNPQSFPAPKENVDKEEFRTMWVIGLVLKKPENSEILSIDLTYDIQSFTDTVYRQAINSKMFEMDMKIAAMHLRRKELHQLLPNHVLQKKETHLTESVRLTAGSDSSLLLSVDSENGISAPSPTGSIKTGPLTGNPQGTHSPVLAVMTASVTNIQFPEVSLQHVSPIESSGIALGESIPPIPSPPTISPPPKPTMSRVVSSTHLVNHPSRPSGNTATNIPNPILGI, from the coding sequence ATGATGCCATTTACGGTGACCACCCAAGGAGCACAACAGCCGGCTCCCGCCCCGAAGCAGTACGGCATATCGTCCCCCATCAGCCTGGCCGCCCCCAAGGACACAGACCTCGAACTCACCCAGAAGCTGATCGAGACCCTCCAGCCCTTCGGGGTgtttgaagaggaagaggaactgCAGCGCAGGATTTTAATTTTGCAGAAATTAAATAATCTGGTGAAGGAATGGATCCGAGAAATCAGTGAAAGCAGGAATCTTCCACAAGCTGTAATTGAGAATGTTGGGGGGAAAATTTTTACATTTGGTTCTTACCGACTAGGAGTACACACGAAAGGTGCCGATATCGATGCATTGTGCGTTGCACCAAGACATGTGGATCGAAATGACTTTTTCACCTCCTTCTATGACAAATTGAAACTACAGGAAGAAGTAAAAGACTTAAGAGCTGTTGAAGAGGCCTTTGTGCCGGTTATCAAACTGTGTTTTGATGGAATAGAGATTGATATTTTGTTCGCAAGATTAGCATTGCAGACTATTCCGGAAGATTTGGACCTACGAGATGATAGTCTGCTTAAAAATTTAGATATTAGGTGCATAAGAAGCCTTAATGGTTGCCGGGTAACTGATGAAATTTTACATCTAGTACCAAACATTGACAGCTTCAGGTTAACACTGAGAGCCATCAAATTATGGGCCAAATGCCACAATATCTATTCCAATATATTGGGTTTTCTTGGAGGTGTTTCCTGGGCTATGCTAGTAGCAAGAACTTGCCAGCTTTATCCAAATGCAATAGCATCCACTCTAGTACGTAAatttttcttggtgttttctgAGTGGGAATGGCCAAATCCGGTGTTGTTAAAAGAACCAGAAGAACGAAATCTTAACTTGCCTGTGTGGGACCCAAGAGTGAATCCCAGTGACAGGTACCATCTCATGCCTATAATTACACCAGCATACCCACAACAGAACTCCACATACAATGTGTCTGTTTCAACTCGGATGGTCATGGTTGAGGAGTTTAAGCAAGGGCTCGCCATCACACATGAAATTTTGCTGAATAAAGCAGAATGGTCCAAACTTTTTGAAGCTCCAAGCTTTTTTCAAAAATACAAGCATTATATTGTACTTCTGGCAAGTGcaccaacagaaaaacaacatttAGAGTGGGTGGGCTTGGTGGAATCAAAGATCCGAATCCTGGTAGGGAGTCTGGAAAAGAATGAATTCATTACTCTGGCACATGTGAATCCCCAGTCATTCCCAGcaccaaaagaaaatgttgacAAGGAAGAATTTCGTACCATGTGGGTGATTGGGTTAGTGTTGAAGAAGCCAGAAAATTCTGAAATTCTCAGTATTGATCTCACCTATGATATTCAGTCTTTCACAGATACAGTTTACAGACAAGCAATAAATAGCAAGATGTTTGAGATGGATATGAAAATTGCTGCAATGCATTTAAGAAGAAAGGAACTTCATCAGCTACTTCCAAATCATGTTCTTCAGAAAAAGGAAACACATTTAACAGAAAGTGTAAGATTGACAGCTGGGAGTGACAGCAGCCTTCTCTTGTCTGTGGACAGTGAAAACGGCATATCTGCACCTTCACCTACTGGCTCTATAAAGACAGGCCCACTGACTGGAAACCCTCAGGGCACACACAGTCCGGTTCTGGCTGTTATGACAGCATCAGTGACCAACATACAGTTTCCTGAAGTTTCCTTGCAGCATGTGAGTCCCATTGAAAGCTCGGGAATTGCCCTGGGCGAAAGCATTCCTCCAATTCCCTCACCACCTACCATTTCTCCACCACCTAAACCTACAATGTCCCGAGTGGTTTCTTCAACACATCTGGTAAACCATCCGTCTAGACCTTCAGGAAATACAGCAACGAACATACCCAATCCTATACTGGGAATCTAG